The bacterium nucleotide sequence AATAGCATTGGGTGTCATCGCTTGCAGCGCGATGAGGCCGATGATGGCTCTTCGGGTCGGGTCGGCAATAGCCTGAAATACATCGCGTCTCATAGGTTTTTCTTATTCATTAATTGAGTTAATTGTTCGAGGCACAGAGTAATACCTTGTTCGAAGCCCATTTCAACCAGTTTATGAATGTCCGCTTCGGAGGCATAGGTGGTTTTGAACTCGACTTTGGTTCCGCTTTCCGTTTTAGTGAAAGCGATTCTTCCTTTTGAAATGGGAAGTTCGCCATTCAAATTACCATTTTCATCGCAAAAAAAGTCTTCCATGTCAATGAAGTGGTGAAGATCAATCGAAATATAATTCATGCGCCCCCAATGCTTCTGATTGTCGGGGCCTACCATGGCATACAGCCAATACCCTCCGGGTTTAAAAAGCATTGTTTTGGTTTCGGCTCTCCATGGAGAAGGTCCCCACCACTGATCCAATAATTCTTTCTCTGAAAAGGCGCGCCAGACATTAGGTAATGGGGCATTAAATTCTTTTGTTACGAGGATGAATTTTTCTTTCAGGTTTTTAATTACGTTGACAGGATTACTCATAATTACTCCCGGGTTTCTTCGTTGTGAATAAAAATTACTTAATCATGGCTATGTATTTTTCGCGGTTATCGTAAATAATAAAGAGGTTGATCGTTAACAATAGAAGCGCGATCGGTAATCCGGAAGGCGCCACGGTAATGTGTGTCATTACAATGCCGATCATCACGGGGAAAATAATGATAGCGCCGAGCGGCCTGAATTTTGAAATGATAAAAAGAATTCCTCCTATGATTTCAGCCGTAGCCACAAGGGGTAAAAGCCATCCGATTTCCAAAAACGCGGCAGACTGTTTTACCATCTTTTCAGGTAAATCGGGTGGAACGGGTATGTAATTGAGAAATTTATTCAGCCCGGCGTTGATAAACATCAACCCGAACAAGAGACAAACCGCAAAAAATACTTTTGACCTCATATACATGCTTTCACGTGTGTACAAAAAACGTGCAACTTATTGGTTGCAATATAAATGAAACTATTCGGTTGCGCAAGTTTTTTTTTCAAATAAAGTTGTGAAAAGGATAATCCATTTTCATCGCCTGAGTCAGCGATAGTTTAAAAGCATGTAGTTTATACGCTTCTATTGTGTCGTTTCGATTATAGGACGGTATGTCTTGGTATCGGTCATAATGAACGAATTGTATTTAAAAAACTTCTTCGCTTTTATCAGTCAAAATGCATTAACTTTGTGGGATTATCGTTTACACAAACCTACCTGTTTATGATACGCTCCATCAAAAAACTCCTCGTCGCCAATCGCGGTGAAATTGCGATTCGCATTTTTCGTGCGTGCAGCGAAATCGGCATTGAAACCATTGCCGTTTATACATACGAAGACCGCTATTCCCTGCACCGATACAAGGCTGACGAAGCGTATCAGATCGGTGCGGACGACGATCCGCTGAAGCCTTATCTGAATATTGATGAGATCATTCACCTTGCGAAAAAGGTCGGAGCGGATGCGATTCATCCCGGTTACGGTTTTCTTTCTGAAAATGATCAATTTGTCAAAGCGTGCGAAGATCACGGGATTATTTTTGTCGGGCCTAATTCGGAAATCATGTACAAACTCGGTAATAAAATAGCTGCCAAGATAGTCGCGCGCGAAAAT carries:
- a CDS encoding DoxX family membrane protein, which gives rise to MRSKVFFAVCLLFGLMFINAGLNKFLNYIPVPPDLPEKMVKQSAAFLEIGWLLPLVATAEIIGGILFIISKFRPLGAIIIFPVMIGIVMTHITVAPSGLPIALLLLTINLFIIYDNREKYIAMIK
- a CDS encoding SRPBCC domain-containing protein — translated: MSNPVNVIKNLKEKFILVTKEFNAPLPNVWRAFSEKELLDQWWGPSPWRAETKTMLFKPGGYWLYAMVGPDNQKHWGRMNYISIDLHHFIDMEDFFCDENGNLNGELPISKGRIAFTKTESGTKVEFKTTYASEADIHKLVEMGFEQGITLCLEQLTQLMNKKNL